In Xanthomonas theicola, a single genomic region encodes these proteins:
- a CDS encoding type IV secretory system conjugative DNA transfer family protein, whose protein sequence is MSERKLGVALMLLLAALIGGLYFSDWLVLRLLGLKSAPLAWDTWWQYVQVMDTPQFMPFSGKIKLAGAVGFGAPLLVWCILLAQLFKSQPQSTHGDARFADMRDLKKAGLLKQTPQSILIGKYKGRYLWLGGAQHVIAISPTRSGKTTSIAIPVLLSYMHSMVVLDLKGELHKATSGWRQAQGHRIRVWAPYDDAGMTHRFNPMTLLAWMTPGKRLGEIQTIAAILYPDEQGKDPFWTSQSRAAFSAFASYMFEVWDHNINELIAWKAPEELFPHINASPKFPSLERILRFSSGENGKSTLDMLQDILKSPKYTYISPQTRTVFGNLAGLAEQTFSSVIATMQAPLQQFLSPTLAAASNATDIDILSLRKRPTTLYVIIPTNKLDESSKLLNIFFSSLIGNNLGKQLGEEPDLKYQMLMLMDEFTAMGRVDVWSKRISISASYGVRDLCIVQSRAQLRSTYGDNDAQNFITNHGAQVVFAPREQSDANEYSEMLGYKTIRKQQRSRSSGRGTSQVSISYTEEKRALFLPQEIKELPSDDELIFYEGSKPILAQKNWFFKDKEFKARAAFPPAKIKVVQSSRQVETQKDIIRARNEKVVAALRE, encoded by the coding sequence ATGAGCGAACGCAAGCTTGGTGTTGCATTAATGTTACTTCTGGCAGCCCTTATCGGCGGCCTTTATTTTTCAGACTGGCTCGTCTTGCGACTGCTGGGCCTGAAAAGTGCGCCACTGGCATGGGACACATGGTGGCAATACGTCCAAGTCATGGATACACCGCAGTTCATGCCCTTTTCCGGCAAGATCAAGCTGGCCGGCGCCGTCGGGTTTGGCGCACCTCTATTGGTCTGGTGCATCCTGTTGGCGCAGCTGTTCAAGTCCCAGCCCCAGTCTACGCATGGCGATGCGCGGTTTGCGGATATGCGCGACCTGAAAAAAGCCGGTCTGCTCAAGCAAACCCCGCAAAGTATCCTAATCGGCAAATACAAAGGCCGCTACTTGTGGCTCGGTGGCGCCCAGCATGTGATCGCCATCAGCCCGACCCGCTCCGGTAAGACCACCAGTATCGCCATCCCGGTGTTGCTGTCATATATGCACTCGATGGTGGTGCTGGACTTGAAGGGGGAACTGCACAAAGCCACCAGCGGATGGCGCCAAGCACAGGGGCATCGCATTCGGGTATGGGCGCCGTACGACGACGCGGGCATGACCCACCGCTTCAATCCCATGACCCTGCTGGCGTGGATGACGCCCGGCAAGCGGCTTGGCGAAATCCAGACCATCGCCGCGATCTTGTATCCGGACGAACAAGGCAAGGATCCGTTCTGGACAAGCCAAAGTCGGGCCGCGTTTAGCGCCTTTGCGTCCTACATGTTTGAAGTATGGGATCACAACATCAACGAACTCATTGCTTGGAAGGCACCGGAAGAGCTATTCCCCCACATCAATGCCTCGCCGAAGTTCCCCAGTCTTGAACGCATCCTCCGCTTTTCCAGCGGCGAGAACGGCAAAAGCACCCTGGATATGCTGCAAGACATCCTCAAAAGTCCCAAATACACCTACATCAGCCCGCAGACGCGCACCGTGTTCGGCAACCTCGCGGGGCTGGCTGAGCAGACATTCAGTTCGGTCATTGCCACCATGCAGGCGCCGCTGCAGCAGTTCCTCAGCCCGACGCTGGCGGCGGCGAGCAACGCCACGGACATCGACATTCTGAGCCTGCGCAAGCGGCCAACCACGCTATATGTGATCATTCCGACCAACAAGCTGGACGAGAGCAGCAAACTGTTGAACATTTTCTTCAGCAGCCTGATTGGCAACAACCTCGGCAAGCAGTTGGGTGAGGAGCCGGACCTGAAGTACCAGATGCTGATGCTGATGGACGAGTTCACGGCGATGGGCCGGGTGGACGTGTGGTCCAAGCGCATCTCCATTTCGGCCAGCTATGGCGTGCGCGACCTGTGCATCGTGCAAAGCCGCGCGCAGCTACGTTCCACCTATGGCGACAACGACGCGCAGAACTTCATCACCAATCATGGTGCGCAGGTTGTGTTCGCACCGCGAGAGCAGAGCGACGCTAACGAGTACAGCGAAATGCTGGGCTACAAGACGATCCGCAAGCAGCAACGCAGTCGTAGCAGCGGCCGGGGTACGAGCCAGGTCTCCATCAGCTATACAGAGGAGAAGCGGGCGCTGTTCCTGCCTCAGGAAATCAAGGAACTGCCCAGCGACGACGAATTGATCTTCTACGAAGGGAGCAAGCCGATCCTGGCACAGAAGAACTGGTTTTTCAAAGACAAGGAGTTCAAAGCGCGCGCAGCGTTTCCGCCGGCCAAGATAAAGGTGGTGCAAAGTTCACGGCAAGTTGAAACCCAGAAAGATATTATACGAGCACGGAACGAGAAAGTCGTTGCCGCACTGCGGGAATGA
- a CDS encoding lysozyme inhibitor LprI family protein, which translates to MTNGKIQAPRAGAFFNMMGTMSMKINKSTSVFALFFLSLACNASNSQSIRNHSPPGITSNFFSCVDKANSDNIEIAACMTSERKYQDARLNKSYKALLNVLDGKTKMRLVEAERAWLDSKTKDETLENLLYGDEQIDNLQQGENDIFRICERANTLEKYLDLAGKN; encoded by the coding sequence ATGACGAACGGAAAAATTCAAGCCCCAAGGGCAGGCGCATTTTTCAATATGATGGGCACAATGTCTATGAAAATCAACAAATCCACCTCCGTATTCGCATTGTTTTTTCTGTCTTTGGCATGTAATGCATCGAACAGTCAATCCATAAGGAATCACTCGCCTCCAGGGATTACGTCCAATTTTTTTTCATGCGTTGACAAAGCAAATTCAGACAATATTGAGATTGCCGCATGCATGACCAGCGAAAGAAAATATCAAGATGCACGATTGAATAAATCATACAAGGCTCTGCTCAATGTACTAGATGGGAAAACCAAAATGCGATTAGTGGAAGCCGAAAGAGCATGGCTGGATTCAAAGACCAAAGATGAAACCCTTGAAAATTTATTATATGGCGACGAGCAAATTGACAATCTACAACAAGGCGAGAATGATATTTTCCGCATTTGTGAAAGAGCCAATACCTTGGAAAAATACCTGGATCTGGCGGGAAAAAACTAA
- a CDS encoding peptidoglycan-binding domain-containing protein has product MPNINTSDHNSLAGSVYFVVGRGTEGGPSSYRLSIAGVTSGASDPGWGDANNVIANSGYTFGAIQVDLGQRGTWPVGAVENTSLKQGEKTYVDAIIDQSNTYAKKHDLKFTGDLPQLRSDLLSHGNGKSGRSKISFIDEDTRDSINAWAASPEGKQWVHKNIDYPQIKAATETAMSILEKHGKNIETDRHFETINILAKTANQMPSQLEKYKDIMDKGGDYQDVLNTANDIKKRHSYYDAPKAAALAEKYENIYNDPSKKEILDRAHVKVSSLTYDPSKESNDSDIKEALKAVNQSTRTHDQNHPANGVLKLGSHGEAVGTLQADLAALGYTDSRGRPLHPDKDFGRDTDAALRAFQHDHGLEQDGIAGPTTLKAVQRQRHGQAIESPASQSANPAPASSDNDPRNPDNPNHALYCELHRRIPDTSENRLLQFTAACHSNRITADNLSTVYLDEANMKIGFAGLSLLSTPVLVDLNARPPQPEQSIQQIQQYDQQQAQMMAQTQNAQINTQRQ; this is encoded by the coding sequence ATGCCGAATATTAATACTAGCGACCATAATTCTTTAGCAGGGTCAGTTTATTTTGTCGTGGGCCGCGGCACTGAAGGAGGGCCATCCTCTTATCGTTTATCGATTGCCGGCGTTACCTCTGGCGCATCCGATCCCGGATGGGGCGATGCCAACAATGTTATAGCAAACAGCGGTTACACCTTCGGAGCGATTCAGGTAGATTTGGGTCAGCGCGGAACATGGCCTGTCGGTGCCGTCGAAAACACTTCTTTAAAGCAGGGCGAGAAAACGTATGTTGATGCGATCATCGACCAGTCCAACACTTATGCAAAAAAACATGACTTGAAATTTACTGGCGATCTCCCCCAACTTCGTAGCGATTTGCTTAGTCACGGCAATGGGAAAAGTGGCAGATCTAAAATTTCTTTCATCGATGAAGATACCCGCGACAGCATTAATGCATGGGCCGCTTCACCAGAGGGTAAGCAATGGGTTCATAAAAACATTGATTACCCGCAAATCAAGGCTGCGACAGAAACGGCGATGTCCATTCTTGAGAAGCACGGGAAAAATATTGAAACAGATCGCCATTTTGAAACAATCAACATTCTTGCGAAAACGGCCAATCAAATGCCATCGCAATTAGAAAAATACAAAGATATCATGGATAAAGGAGGGGATTATCAGGACGTATTAAACACCGCCAATGATATTAAAAAAAGACATAGTTACTATGATGCCCCCAAGGCGGCCGCTTTGGCTGAGAAATACGAAAACATATACAACGACCCGAGCAAGAAGGAAATTTTAGACAGGGCTCACGTTAAAGTAAGTAGCTTGACCTACGATCCTTCTAAAGAAAGTAACGACTCGGACATTAAGGAGGCTTTAAAAGCGGTAAACCAATCCACTCGTACACATGATCAAAATCACCCCGCTAATGGCGTGCTTAAGCTAGGTTCCCACGGCGAGGCCGTCGGCACATTGCAGGCTGACTTGGCCGCCCTTGGCTATACCGACAGTCGCGGCCGTCCTTTGCATCCGGACAAAGATTTTGGCCGTGATACCGACGCTGCATTGAGAGCCTTCCAACATGATCACGGCTTGGAACAGGATGGGATCGCTGGGCCTACCACCCTGAAAGCCGTCCAACGGCAACGTCATGGGCAGGCCATCGAATCTCCGGCATCACAGTCGGCCAACCCAGCACCTGCGTCCTCAGACAACGATCCGCGCAATCCAGACAATCCGAATCACGCGCTGTACTGCGAACTGCATCGGCGCATCCCCGACACATCCGAAAACCGTCTGTTGCAGTTCACCGCCGCCTGTCATTCGAATAGAATCACCGCCGACAATCTCTCCACAGTCTATTTGGACGAGGCGAACATGAAGATCGGCTTCGCTGGGTTGAGCCTCCTGTCAACTCCGGTGCTCGTCGACTTAAATGCCCGGCCGCCTCAACCAGAGCAATCCATTCAGCAAATCCAGCAATACGACCAGCAGCAGGCGCAGATGATGGCCCAGACGCAGAATGCGCAGATCAATACGCAGCGGCAATAA
- a CDS encoding thioredoxin domain-containing protein: MSEPLRIACPHCQALNRVPGALAPAPHCGRCHRALSGGAPLALTADTFAAHAERSDIPLPVDFWAPWCGPCRTMAPPFDAAAVPLEPHMRLGKRDTQAPPALAAGLGIRNIPTLALLRQGREPDPGDGAEHPQRGARQAGQEKRPV; encoded by the coding sequence GTGAGCGAGCCGCTGCGCATCGCCTGCCCGCACTGCCAGGCGCTGAACCGGGTGCCAGGCGCGCTGGCGCCGGCGCCGCACTGCGGGCGCTGCCATCGCGCGCTGTCCGGCGGCGCGCCGCTGGCCTTGACCGCGGACACCTTCGCCGCCCACGCCGAACGCAGCGACATTCCGTTGCCGGTGGATTTCTGGGCGCCGTGGTGCGGCCCATGCCGGACCATGGCCCCACCGTTCGACGCTGCCGCCGTGCCGCTGGAGCCGCACATGCGCCTGGGCAAGCGGGACACGCAGGCGCCGCCGGCACTGGCGGCGGGCTTGGGCATCCGCAACATCCCGACGTTGGCCTTGCTGCGGCAGGGCCGCGAACCTGACCCTGGTGACGGCGCAGAGCACCCACAGCGAGGAGCGCGACAAGCAGGTCAAGAAAAACGGCCTGTATAG
- a CDS encoding rhodanese-like domain-containing protein: MPQSSAQALVERACPQRHPVATDAAATPLPGEWIIDVREPGEFATGHLPDAINIPRGILEFRLDADPALARRDQPILLYCASGGRATLAALSLQQLGYSAVHPLSGGFLGWTAAGGPVAF, encoded by the coding sequence ATGCCCCAGTCCTCCGCCCAAGCCCTGGTCGAGCGGGCGTGCCCGCAGCGCCACCCAGTCGCCACCGACGCCGCCGCCACGCCGTTGCCCGGCGAATGGATCATCGACGTGCGCGAGCCCGGCGAGTTCGCCACCGGCCACCTGCCCGACGCGATCAACATCCCGCGCGGCATCCTCGAATTCCGCCTCGACGCCGATCCGGCGCTGGCTCGCCGCGACCAGCCGATCCTGCTGTACTGCGCCAGCGGCGGCCGCGCCACGCTGGCCGCGCTCAGCCTGCAGCAACTGGGCTACAGCGCGGTACACCCGCTGAGCGGCGGTTTCCTCGGCTGGACCGCCGCCGGCGGGCCGGTCGCCTTCTGA
- a CDS encoding MBL fold metallo-hydrolase has translation MNHVPHVHPFHHAGSGTWSYLVEDGRDAALIDPVLEFDPDTAALRDAPVRGLAERLSARGLQLRWILETHAHADHVSAAQWCKRRWPQATLAIGAGIVQVRARFATHFGLAADGRDTRCGFDHLFADGERFTIGALPAQVIAVPGHTGDSVAYLIGDALFPGDSLFMPDSGTARCDFPGGDAATLFRSIQKLYALPESTRVFVCHDYGAGGRAVACETSIGAQRRDNIHVRDGVGEAEFIALRQARDATLAEPRLMQPSVRANIQAGRTDDLSPQPRCKG, from the coding sequence ATGAACCATGTCCCGCACGTCCACCCGTTCCACCATGCGGGTTCCGGCACCTGGAGCTATCTCGTCGAGGACGGCCGCGACGCCGCGCTGATCGACCCGGTGCTGGAGTTCGACCCGGACACCGCCGCGCTGCGCGATGCGCCGGTGCGCGGCCTGGCCGAGCGGCTGTCGGCGCGCGGCCTGCAACTGCGCTGGATCCTGGAAACCCACGCCCATGCCGACCATGTTTCCGCCGCGCAGTGGTGCAAGCGGCGCTGGCCGCAGGCGACGCTGGCGATCGGCGCCGGCATCGTCCAGGTGCGCGCACGGTTCGCGACACACTTCGGCCTGGCCGCGGACGGCCGCGACACGCGCTGCGGATTCGACCACCTGTTCGCCGACGGCGAACGCTTCACGATCGGCGCGCTGCCCGCGCAGGTGATCGCGGTGCCCGGGCATACCGGCGACAGCGTCGCCTACCTGATCGGCGATGCCCTGTTTCCCGGCGACTCGCTGTTCATGCCCGACAGCGGCACCGCGCGCTGCGATTTCCCCGGTGGCGACGCGGCGACGCTGTTCCGCTCGATCCAGAAGCTGTACGCGCTGCCGGAATCCACCCGCGTGTTCGTCTGCCACGACTACGGCGCCGGCGGCCGCGCAGTCGCCTGCGAGACCAGCATCGGCGCGCAGCGGCGCGACAACATCCATGTGCGCGACGGGGTCGGCGAAGCCGAGTTCATCGCGCTGCGGCAGGCGCGCGACGCGACGCTGGCCGAGCCGCGGCTGATGCAGCCCTCGGTGCGCGCCAACATCCAGGCGGGCCGCACCGACGACCTGTCGCCGCAACCGCGCTGCAAGGGTTGA
- a CDS encoding helix-turn-helix domain-containing protein produces MEMSFGSEVGPRCWRPCDQGEAALPALMTGPNAHRLIGMPNNDDLPRLDDLSVFLVVLDAGGFRAASKRLGLSPSTVSNRAPSWKRSWARRC; encoded by the coding sequence ATGGAGATGTCGTTCGGTTCGGAAGTCGGGCCGCGTTGTTGGCGCCCTTGCGATCAAGGCGAAGCCGCACTACCAGCGTTGATGACCGGCCCAAACGCGCATCGCCTGATCGGCATGCCGAACAATGACGACCTGCCGCGGTTGGACGATCTGTCGGTCTTTCTGGTCGTCCTCGACGCCGGCGGATTCCGAGCGGCGTCGAAACGGCTGGGCCTGTCGCCCTCGACCGTCAGCAACCGCGCGCCCAGCTGGAAGCGCAGTTGGGCGCGCCGTTGCTGA
- a CDS encoding VOC family protein, translating into MTKTKGMTGIHHVGVAVQDLQASADWYAKRLGLQRMRAFAFPGAEAVFVGQGRLRIERIQSAGAAPMAAERRHNRTNPRLGDINHLAIAAEDLDRTVEELRTNRRRDRLAAQ; encoded by the coding sequence ATGACCAAGACCAAGGGCATGACCGGCATTCATCACGTTGGCGTCGCGGTGCAGGACCTGCAGGCGAGCGCAGACTGGTACGCGAAGCGCCTCGGCTTGCAGCGAATGCGCGCTTTCGCGTTTCCCGGCGCCGAGGCCGTCTTCGTCGGCCAGGGACGCCTGCGGATCGAACGGATCCAGTCCGCAGGCGCCGCACCGATGGCGGCGGAACGCCGACACAACCGCACCAATCCGAGGCTCGGCGACATCAACCACCTGGCCATCGCCGCGGAGGATCTCGACCGCACCGTCGAGGAGTTGCGCACCAACCGGCGTCGAGATCGCCTGGCCGCCCAGTGA
- the nagA gene encoding N-acetylglucosamine-6-phosphate deacetylase produces MTTTTALRNARVLGEDGFLDGVGVLLDGGRIAAVLDDGDARVAAAPVQLDLGGGTLLPGFIDLQVNGGGGVLFNNRTDVAALRRIGQAHRRYGTTGYLPTLISDDVEVMRAAIAATRQAIAEGVPGVLGIHLEGPYLAPARKGTHNVDKLRVPDAQELALATSLDNGATLITLAPERLPAASIRTLAAAGARVFAGHTAGSYDEIRAGVDAGVCGFTHLYNAMSPLQGRDPGAVGAALEDHNAWCGLIVDGVHVHPASLRVALAAKPRGTLFLVTDAMPMVGADSPSFDLYGETITAVDGVVRNAAGALAGSALDMASAVRNSVQWLGVGLDEAARMASLYPAQCLRLADRYGRIAPGYQADLVLLDDALQVRHTWIAGTMA; encoded by the coding sequence ATGACGACGACGACGGCGCTGCGCAATGCGCGCGTGCTCGGCGAGGACGGATTCCTCGATGGCGTGGGCGTGCTGCTGGACGGTGGGCGCATCGCCGCCGTGCTCGACGACGGCGACGCGCGCGTGGCCGCGGCGCCGGTACAGCTGGACCTGGGCGGCGGCACGCTGCTGCCGGGCTTCATCGACCTGCAGGTCAACGGCGGCGGCGGCGTGCTGTTCAACAACCGCACCGACGTCGCCGCGCTGCGCCGCATCGGCCAGGCGCACCGCCGCTACGGCACCACCGGCTACCTGCCGACGCTGATCAGCGACGACGTCGAAGTGATGCGCGCAGCGATCGCCGCGACCCGCCAGGCCATCGCCGAGGGCGTGCCGGGCGTGCTCGGCATCCACCTGGAAGGGCCGTACCTGGCGCCGGCCCGCAAGGGCACCCACAACGTGGACAAGTTGCGCGTGCCCGATGCGCAGGAACTGGCGCTGGCCACCTCGCTGGACAACGGCGCCACCTTGATCACGCTGGCGCCGGAGCGGCTGCCGGCCGCGAGCATCCGCACCCTGGCCGCGGCCGGCGCGCGCGTGTTCGCCGGCCACACCGCCGGCAGCTACGACGAGATCCGCGCCGGCGTGGATGCCGGGGTGTGCGGTTTCACCCATCTGTACAACGCGATGTCGCCGCTGCAGGGACGCGATCCCGGCGCGGTCGGCGCCGCGCTGGAGGACCACAACGCCTGGTGCGGCTTGATCGTCGACGGCGTGCACGTGCATCCGGCCAGCCTGCGCGTGGCGCTGGCGGCCAAGCCGCGCGGCACGCTGTTCCTGGTCACCGACGCGATGCCGATGGTCGGCGCCGACAGCCCCAGCTTCGACCTGTACGGCGAAACCATCACCGCGGTGGACGGCGTGGTGCGCAACGCCGCCGGCGCGCTGGCCGGCTCGGCGCTGGACATGGCCAGCGCGGTGCGCAACAGCGTGCAGTGGCTGGGCGTGGGCCTGGACGAGGCGGCACGCATGGCCTCGCTGTATCCGGCGCAATGCCTGCGCCTGGCCGACCGCTACGGCCGCATCGCGCCCGGCTACCAGGCCGATCTGGTGCTGCTCGACGATGCGCTGCAGGTGCGGCATACCTGGATCGCAGGGACGATGGCGTAG
- a CDS encoding SIS domain-containing protein, whose product MALPSETETLMFREAADTAAVVAAQFARNQAVVSALAAALRADPPPFVVTCARGSSDHAATYAKYLFETQLGVVTASASPSVGSVYSTPLQLRGALYLVISQSGKSPDLLRNAEAAKAAGARVMALVNVEDSPLAQLADTVIALGAGPEKSVAATKSYLASLAAILQLGAHWKHDPALLAALDALPQALRAAWQADWRPLTDGLVDAHNLFVLGRGLGLAAAQEAALKFKETCGLHAEAYSSAEVKHGPMALVGPGFPVLAFAQPDETGAGTRRLAEEFRGRGAQVWLASADGDLPLVAAPHPACAPLLTIQSFYRAINALALRRGYNPDLPPHLNKVTETV is encoded by the coding sequence ATGGCGCTGCCTTCCGAAACCGAAACCCTGATGTTCCGCGAGGCCGCGGACACCGCCGCCGTCGTCGCCGCGCAGTTCGCGCGCAACCAGGCGGTGGTGAGCGCGCTGGCCGCCGCGCTGCGCGCCGATCCGCCGCCATTCGTGGTCACCTGCGCGCGCGGCAGTTCCGACCACGCCGCGACTTACGCCAAGTACCTGTTCGAGACCCAACTCGGCGTGGTCACCGCCTCGGCCTCGCCGTCGGTGGGTTCGGTGTACTCCACCCCATTGCAGTTGCGCGGCGCGCTGTACCTGGTGATCTCGCAGTCCGGCAAGAGCCCGGACCTGCTGCGCAACGCCGAGGCGGCCAAGGCCGCCGGCGCGCGCGTGATGGCGCTGGTCAACGTCGAGGATTCGCCGCTGGCGCAGCTGGCCGACACCGTGATCGCGCTCGGCGCCGGCCCGGAGAAGAGCGTGGCGGCGACCAAGAGCTACCTGGCCTCGCTGGCGGCGATCCTGCAGCTTGGCGCGCACTGGAAGCACGACCCGGCGCTGCTCGCCGCACTGGACGCGTTGCCGCAGGCGCTGCGCGCGGCCTGGCAGGCCGACTGGCGCCCGCTCACCGACGGCCTGGTCGACGCGCACAACCTGTTCGTGCTCGGCCGGGGCCTGGGCCTGGCCGCCGCGCAGGAAGCGGCGCTGAAGTTCAAGGAAACCTGCGGCCTGCATGCCGAGGCCTACAGCTCGGCGGAAGTGAAGCACGGGCCGATGGCGCTGGTCGGCCCCGGTTTCCCGGTGCTGGCCTTCGCCCAGCCGGACGAGACCGGCGCCGGCACCCGCCGCCTGGCCGAGGAGTTCCGCGGCCGCGGCGCGCAGGTCTGGCTGGCCAGCGCCGACGGCGACCTGCCGTTGGTCGCCGCGCCGCACCCGGCGTGCGCGCCGCTGCTGACCATCCAGAGCTTCTACCGCGCGATCAATGCGCTGGCGCTGCGCCGCGGCTACAACCCGGACCTGCCGCCGCATCTGAACAAAGTGACGGAGACGGTGTAA
- a CDS encoding LacI family DNA-binding transcriptional regulator, whose amino-acid sequence MRRPTIKDVAERARVSLKTVSRVINNEPSVMQATRARVLHAIAELDYEPDPSARNLRSGTPFVIGLLYDNPNPYHIIGMQNGVLAACRETGFGLQIHPCDSTSPMLAEELAEWAQRSRLAGLVLTAPMSERVELVAALTVRGIKTVRIIAATEDPKDGPCVYVDDRDAAYEVTEHLIQLGHQRIGFLWGGTSHRSSGERYAGYEAALKDYGITLDKHLVVPGDYTFDDGFRGARRLLALREPPTAIFGSNDEIAAGVLAAAKSAGMNVPYDLSIAGFEDSPFSRQSWPALTTAKQATEDIARHAARLLISQLRSDAYEDHPAPVHNQGFVPQLVVRGSTAPMQPHSRRSPSPDPT is encoded by the coding sequence ATGCGCAGACCCACCATCAAAGATGTCGCCGAGCGGGCGCGGGTGTCGCTGAAGACCGTGTCGCGGGTCATCAACAACGAACCGTCGGTGATGCAGGCCACGCGCGCGCGCGTGCTGCACGCCATCGCCGAGCTGGACTACGAACCGGACCCGTCGGCGCGCAACCTGCGCAGCGGCACGCCGTTCGTGATCGGGCTGCTGTACGACAACCCCAATCCGTACCACATCATCGGCATGCAGAACGGCGTGCTGGCGGCGTGCCGCGAGACCGGCTTCGGCCTGCAGATCCATCCCTGCGACTCGACCTCGCCGATGCTGGCCGAGGAGCTGGCCGAGTGGGCCCAGCGCTCGCGCCTGGCCGGGCTGGTACTGACCGCGCCGATGTCCGAGCGGGTGGAACTGGTCGCGGCGCTGACCGTGCGCGGCATCAAGACCGTGCGCATCATCGCCGCCACCGAGGATCCCAAGGACGGCCCCTGCGTCTACGTCGACGACCGCGACGCCGCCTACGAGGTCACCGAGCACCTGATCCAGCTCGGCCACCAGCGCATCGGTTTCCTGTGGGGCGGCACCTCGCACCGCTCCAGCGGCGAGCGCTACGCCGGCTACGAGGCGGCGCTGAAGGACTACGGCATCACCCTGGACAAGCACCTGGTGGTGCCCGGCGACTACACCTTCGACGACGGTTTCCGCGGCGCGCGGCGGCTGCTGGCGCTGCGCGAGCCGCCGACCGCGATCTTCGGGTCCAACGACGAGATCGCCGCCGGCGTGCTCGCCGCGGCCAAGTCGGCGGGCATGAACGTGCCCTACGACCTGTCCATCGCCGGCTTCGAGGACAGCCCGTTCTCGCGCCAGTCGTGGCCGGCGCTGACCACCGCCAAGCAGGCCACCGAGGACATTGCGCGCCACGCCGCACGGCTGCTGATCAGCCAGCTGCGCAGCGACGCCTACGAAGACCATCCGGCCCCGGTGCACAACCAGGGCTTCGTCCCGCAGCTGGTGGTGCGCGGCTCGACCGCGCCGATGCAGCCGCATTCCCGCCGCTCTCCCTCCCCCGATCCCACATGA